CAAATCTTTAGCATGATTAAAAGGCATTACATTGAGGGGCAACTGATTAACCTCATTTTGAGCCTCACTTGTAATCCTCCACACGTTCATCAAACATTTGCGGTGCATCGCGTGTGAAGTATTATGGACTGCAACCGCGTTACCGAGTTGAGAATGCAGCTGATCCATATGAAACGACAAATCGTGAAACGCACGCTGGTATTGATTTTCCGCTTTTATCGACATGCTATTTGCCTGAAGAGACACCTCTTTTCTCATCTGGCTTTGCTGATAACCCCACACAAATGCTCCTATCATCATCAGGGTAACCACCGGGAACAATACGGAACTAAGTCGCTTATACATATTGGGAGTCTCCTTTCTTCAAGTACACTACCGATAGTGTGACAAGAAGAAAGCTCTCTTATGCATGGTTTTCCATGACTTCAACAATAAACTCAGAGTTATCGCAAATACAGCGTTTAAAGCCGGTCTGAATCTGTCCTTGCTCTATGCGTCCTCTCAGCACAAAGCGTTCTCCGCATCTTTTACAATGAATTCTAACTTTTATACGCAAAAAAGACACCTCTTTCTCTAACAGGTTTGTCAGATCAGTGTGTCCCATTTTGTTACATGTTAACCTTTTCTTCCCGTTTTAACAAACGAAAAGGAGAACGGTTATTAGCCCGACTGATCTTCGCCATTCCTCCATACCATAGAAAGGCCATAAGTGGAATGATAAACCAGATCCAGTCATGCGAAAATTTCGTTAAAATCAAATCGTATACTCCGTGCCAGAACCATGGAAGCACCAATGACAGCAGCAACATGTATTTGCTCCTCAAGCCTTCTGAAAACTTGGCCTTCCCCATGTAGTAGCCCATCATTACGCCAAACATCGCATGACCGGATACCGGTAGCAATGATCTCATCAGCATCATGCTAACCGAAGCATGGCCCGCCCAGGCATATAACAGATTTTCAACCGTTGCAAATCCGAGTGAGACTGCGGTCGCATACAAAATACCATCATAAGGCTCGTCGAACTCGGTATGATTATAGATGATGTGATACAACAGAAACCATTTAAAAAACTCTTCCACTCCGGCTGAAATGCCGAACGCCTGGATTAACGTGTGATCCCCTAGCCAAAGCAGCAGCCCTCGTTGAAAAATCATGACAGGAAGAACCACCAAAAAGCCGAGCAAAAACACTTTAATAACCATGTGCAGTGGCTCCGAATCATACCTGTCCTTCAAGTAAAAATACATCAATAAGGCGAGACCCGGCGCTGTGGCTGCCGCTATAACTGAAAACAGAAGCACCGATCATCCCTCCATAAAAATGAGTCGGCTCTGCTTTCAGCGCAGAGCCGACAAATTCACTTCAATATCACTTTTGATAAAACGAATCAAGAACGGCTGTCAAAATGAGTGCAGATGACAGCAACTGCCTGTTCAGGAATGACCAGTTTGCCGTACTCTTCCAACATAGCTGGTGTAACGGATGAGCCTTCTCCAAATTCAGCAAGAACCGCGATTAAAGCGGCAAGCTTGGACTCCTCTACTTCTTCTGGTTCCAAATGCAGAATCCATTTTCCTCTATAATGATACAGCTTACCTGCTTCCGTAGTGTTGCTACGAAGCATATGAGCCGCTTCTATGAGTACTTCGAAATCGCTAAACGCATAAACGATGGAATCACTATGCTCCAACGTGACTTCCATTTCGTAGACTTCCTCTGGAAGCTCCTCATCGGGACCCGAACCATACTGTTGATGGTCGTATTTACCCCGAGTGACGATAACAACCATTCCTTGAGCAGGAAGCGCAAAGACTTCGACAGCTAACGGTCCCGTGGCGTCGAAGCCCAGCTCACTGTATGCCTGATCCATCATTTCGGTAAACAGCTCATGAACTCTAGGAATTTCTTGCCACATATCGTCTTTTTGAATACCGCGTTCGCTCAAATCGTCAAAGGTAAGGAAAATCCGTATCTTGTCCTGACTTAATCTTTCTATTTTCATACTGGACCCTCCTCCTGGCAGCCGAGTGTTATTAACAGATTATGATGCAATTATGATGCCTGTGATGAAAATGGTTCTATGTAATCATGTTATCATTTTATAATCGTAAATGCACGCAATAAAAAGATAAAAAAAAGAATCATTTGAACGGCTTTTACAAAAAAGCCGCAAAATGATTCGGAATAAAGGTTTCTGGGTTACAATCCCGGTACGGCTGTATGAGTTTCTTTCAAAATTTGCTCGACCTCACGTTTAACATCGGGACTTGTGCTGATGAAGTCTTTAATCAACTTCATATTCTCTTCTTTGTTCTTGGCAGTATGGGCGTTATAAGCGGTTTTATCTGTTTGTGAATGATGGTCTTGATCCTTATGGGTGTCTTCTTTATTGAGCGTAATCTCGCCCATCCCGGGGAATGCCGCGTCCATCATTTTAGTGCGGGCTTGCTGCACTAAATTGCCGCCTTTTTTTCCACCTATGTCCATAGATAAGCCCAACATGTTGCGGTTACGGGAGATCATAGAGCTTGCGACAGCGCCCAAAACGATTCCCAGGAAAAATGAAGATGTTTTCACAATTAGAACCTCCCTTTGTGGTAGAATCAAGCATAGTGTTCGTCAGTAGTGACAAACTCATACGGTATAAAATACAGGAAGGTGAGATGAAATAATGGGTACAAAAACAGCAGCCATTTTGTTCACCGCATGTCTGCTGCTTAGTGCTTGCACTGCAACCAAGCCTGAATCTGCGGCAACAAGCAACCAGCAGGATTCGGTAGCGTCTGACTCAAGTAACAGCGCCAAAGATCAGAGCAACGTCTCTTCCCCAAAAAACAGCAGTAAGCAAGCAGGCAGTGATGAACATAACTCAGCGGATAAAACCAATGCACAAAATGATAAAACCAGCGAAAGCAACGAAACAGGAGCTGCGACATCTGCAACTATCAATAACAAAATGTATCACTTGGACAAAGCTTACAATGTAATCCCTGACCAACAAGGTACCGAAAAAAAAGTCGTGTTATTGACCTTTGATGATGGTCCTAAGGAAGCAGCCATGATTAACAAAATCATAGATGTACTGGACAAACACAAAGCGAAAGCAATTTTCTTCGTAAACGGTTACCGTGTAAAAAAGCATCCTGAGTTGCTTAAGCTTATCCATGACCGTGGACAGCCCATCGGCAACCATAGC
The Paenibacillus peoriae DNA segment above includes these coding regions:
- a CDS encoding polysaccharide deacetylase family protein, which produces MGTKTAAILFTACLLLSACTATKPESAATSNQQDSVASDSSNSAKDQSNVSSPKNSSKQAGSDEHNSADKTNAQNDKTSESNETGAATSATINNKMYHLDKAYNVIPDQQGTEKKVVLLTFDDGPKEAAMINKIIDVLDKHKAKAIFFVNGYRVKKHPELLKLIHDRGQPIGNHSWDHIVLKNKSEPEVKKQIETVQKAVKDITGQAPVFFRPPHGAGGDVGRKVAKENGLLYMTWSVGSLDWTMKKNQPNKTEALLKNVTEQLHPGSNILMHELPWTAEALDSLLTRLEQKGYQFVDPQGIEVPAS
- a CDS encoding genetic competence negative regulator, with protein sequence MKIERLSQDKIRIFLTFDDLSERGIQKDDMWQEIPRVHELFTEMMDQAYSELGFDATGPLAVEVFALPAQGMVVIVTRGKYDHQQYGSGPDEELPEEVYEMEVTLEHSDSIVYAFSDFEVLIEAAHMLRSNTTEAGKLYHYRGKWILHLEPEEVEESKLAALIAVLAEFGEGSSVTPAMLEEYGKLVIPEQAVAVICTHFDSRS
- the prsW gene encoding glutamic-type intramembrane protease PrsW; protein product: MLLFSVIAAATAPGLALLMYFYLKDRYDSEPLHMVIKVFLLGFLVVLPVMIFQRGLLLWLGDHTLIQAFGISAGVEEFFKWFLLYHIIYNHTEFDEPYDGILYATAVSLGFATVENLLYAWAGHASVSMMLMRSLLPVSGHAMFGVMMGYYMGKAKFSEGLRSKYMLLLSLVLPWFWHGVYDLILTKFSHDWIWFIIPLMAFLWYGGMAKISRANNRSPFRLLKREEKVNM